Proteins from a single region of Chitinibacter bivalviorum:
- a CDS encoding acetate uptake transporter, whose amino-acid sequence MSQASQITVTDTSANPAPLGLMGFGMTTVLLNLHNAGLFELNAMILAMGIFYGGLAQVIAGIMESKKNNTFGMTAFTSYGMFWLTLVALIVMPQMGIAAKASETAMAWYLLVWGIFTAFLFIGTLRMNFATQFIFGSLTVLFFLLALGDFTGSATIKQIAGVEGIICGASAIYAAMAQVLNEIYGRDVMPLGGSGH is encoded by the coding sequence ATGTCCCAAGCATCTCAAATTACAGTCACCGATACATCCGCCAACCCCGCACCGCTAGGCCTGATGGGCTTTGGTATGACCACCGTTTTGCTCAACTTGCATAATGCAGGCCTGTTTGAGCTCAACGCGATGATCTTAGCCATGGGTATTTTCTACGGTGGTCTTGCCCAAGTCATTGCCGGGATCATGGAATCCAAGAAAAATAATACCTTCGGTATGACCGCATTTACGTCTTATGGGATGTTCTGGCTGACCTTAGTGGCGCTGATTGTAATGCCTCAGATGGGTATTGCTGCAAAAGCCAGTGAAACAGCCATGGCTTGGTACTTACTGGTATGGGGTATTTTTACTGCCTTCCTGTTTATCGGTACTTTGAGAATGAATTTCGCCACCCAATTTATTTTTGGCTCACTCACCGTATTGTTCTTTTTGCTGGCCTTAGGCGATTTCACTGGCAGCGCCACGATTAAGCAGATTGCTGGCGTTGAAGGCATTATTTGCGGCGCATCGGCCATTTATGCGGCAATGGCTCAGGTATTAAATGAAATCTACGGCCGCGACGTGATGCCATTGGGCGGCTCAGGCCACTAA
- a CDS encoding TraB/GumN family protein: MFARLRPLVVLAFTSCLMLMGCSANSEKSSASNAVLWKIEKSGVPESWLFGTAHISDSRVAKFSPAVEAALNQSKHIGTEIKIDFGSMMAMGNAMLTKEPTLPAKLSAEQYTKLLPELAAREYPEVAAAKFKPWAAAMLLMTPAKVKGEIPMDMRVMKHAMENEKDYFGVETVDEQLSYFQNIPEAKQIVLLNALISQQDKLAKSYEQLLNAYVKQDLDALQKLAEQDEISLPEADQAWFKEWQTKLISERNPVMAKRIQEHLLEGNAFIAIGALHLPGKDGLIERLRAAGYTVTPVLK; the protein is encoded by the coding sequence ATGTTTGCACGTTTACGTCCTTTAGTGGTCCTGGCATTCACCTCATGCTTAATGCTGATGGGGTGCTCCGCAAATTCTGAAAAGTCTTCCGCCAGTAATGCGGTGTTGTGGAAAATCGAAAAGTCAGGAGTTCCTGAATCTTGGCTATTTGGCACCGCCCATATCAGCGACTCGCGCGTTGCCAAATTCTCCCCTGCCGTTGAAGCTGCACTCAATCAATCAAAACACATCGGTACCGAGATCAAAATCGACTTTGGCTCCATGATGGCCATGGGCAACGCCATGCTGACCAAAGAGCCAACGCTGCCTGCAAAATTAAGTGCAGAACAATATACCAAGCTACTTCCCGAATTAGCTGCGCGTGAATACCCTGAAGTTGCAGCGGCAAAATTTAAACCTTGGGCTGCAGCCATGCTGCTGATGACCCCTGCGAAGGTCAAAGGTGAAATACCAATGGATATGCGCGTGATGAAACACGCCATGGAAAATGAAAAAGATTATTTCGGCGTTGAAACGGTTGATGAACAGCTGAGCTACTTCCAAAATATACCTGAAGCAAAACAAATTGTTCTGCTCAATGCCCTTATCAGTCAACAAGACAAATTGGCAAAATCCTACGAGCAATTGCTGAATGCCTACGTTAAGCAAGACCTAGATGCTTTACAAAAATTAGCTGAACAAGATGAAATTAGTTTGCCCGAGGCTGATCAAGCTTGGTTTAAGGAATGGCAAACTAAATTAATCTCTGAGCGTAACCCAGTGATGGCCAAGCGCATCCAAGAACATTTACTCGAAGGAAATGCTTTCATTGCTATTGGGGCACTTCATTTACCTGGTAAAGATGGCTTGATCGAACGCCTGCGCGCAGCTGGCTATACCGTAACGCCCGTATTGAAATAA
- a CDS encoding DinB family protein, which produces MAMFQGNMPQLMAAYNQWQNQQVYAAAASLTDEQRKADRGAFFGSVQRTLDHILWGDLMWLSRFTGEELVTTPSSEALYVQFEQLRAAREALDARLIDWAAGLTEAWLNEPVTWTSKLYGFTQTIPRWVQVQHLFNHQTHHRGQVGTLLKQYGVDVGITDIPLLSMLNE; this is translated from the coding sequence ATGGCGATGTTTCAGGGCAATATGCCGCAACTGATGGCGGCTTATAATCAATGGCAAAATCAGCAAGTGTACGCGGCGGCTGCCAGCCTCACTGATGAGCAGCGCAAAGCCGATCGGGGCGCGTTTTTTGGCTCGGTGCAGCGTACGCTGGATCATATTTTATGGGGTGATTTGATGTGGCTCTCGCGTTTTACGGGCGAGGAGCTGGTCACGACGCCGTCGAGCGAAGCGCTGTATGTTCAATTTGAGCAACTGCGTGCCGCTCGCGAAGCGCTTGATGCGCGGCTGATCGATTGGGCTGCGGGGCTGACTGAGGCCTGGTTGAACGAGCCCGTGACCTGGACGAGCAAGCTGTATGGTTTTACCCAAACGATACCGCGCTGGGTGCAGGTACAGCACCTGTTTAATCATCAAACCCATCATCGCGGGCAAGTCGGAACCTTGCTCAAGCAATATGGCGTCGATGTGGGGATTACAGATATTCCGCTACTATCTATGCTCAACGAATAG
- the zapE gene encoding cell division protein ZapE: MSQHVIAPPQSGVSPQTWYQSLASQPGFIADESQAAAIEKLEALWQLLVVFKQKRNRLFGKTLLPTPDLPRGLYFWGGVGRGKSFLMDAFYAGLPYKRKKRLHFHHFIQEVHRELRAQQGSDDPLAKVADKWAKAVRVLCFDEFHVSDIADAMILGRLMEQLFNRDVVLVTTSNYPPDGLYPNGLQRANFLPTIELLKAKLDVLNVDGGQDFRLRTLTAARTYLQPQSPETEREMAELFAKMSTAHDEDPHITIEGRKVKARRRAGGAIWFDFAVLCGDGRGQADYLALAQEYHTVFLSGLPKLKPEQSNLARRFTWLVDVFYDHRVKLIIAADVPVEEVYVSGLQASEFFRTASRMTEMQSKEYLALAHQSVEQAQAGLVET; encoded by the coding sequence ATGTCGCAGCACGTCATTGCCCCGCCCCAATCAGGTGTTAGCCCGCAGACTTGGTATCAATCGCTCGCTAGCCAACCCGGTTTTATTGCCGATGAATCACAAGCGGCCGCAATTGAAAAGCTCGAAGCCTTGTGGCAATTGCTGGTGGTATTTAAACAAAAGCGCAATCGCTTATTCGGCAAAACGCTGCTACCGACGCCAGATTTGCCACGCGGCCTGTATTTCTGGGGTGGCGTAGGGCGCGGCAAAAGCTTTCTGATGGATGCGTTTTACGCCGGGCTGCCCTACAAACGTAAAAAGCGCCTGCATTTTCACCACTTTATACAAGAAGTGCACCGCGAATTGCGCGCGCAGCAAGGCAGTGATGACCCGCTCGCCAAAGTGGCCGACAAATGGGCCAAAGCCGTGCGCGTATTGTGTTTTGACGAGTTTCACGTCTCCGACATCGCCGACGCGATGATACTTGGCCGCCTAATGGAGCAACTGTTTAACCGTGATGTCGTGCTGGTGACGACCTCTAATTATCCACCCGATGGCCTGTATCCCAATGGCTTGCAACGCGCCAACTTCCTGCCAACGATTGAGCTCCTCAAAGCCAAGCTGGATGTGCTGAATGTCGATGGAGGGCAAGATTTCCGCTTGCGCACGCTCACTGCCGCGCGCACCTATTTGCAGCCGCAATCGCCCGAGACCGAGCGCGAAATGGCCGAGCTATTTGCCAAAATGAGTACCGCCCACGACGAAGACCCGCATATCACCATCGAAGGCCGAAAAGTCAAAGCGCGCCGCCGCGCAGGGGGCGCGATCTGGTTTGATTTTGCCGTACTGTGCGGCGATGGCCGCGGTCAGGCTGATTATCTGGCCTTGGCGCAGGAATATCACACGGTGTTTTTATCGGGCCTACCCAAACTCAAACCCGAGCAAAGCAATCTGGCGCGCCGCTTTACCTGGCTGGTCGATGTGTTTTACGACCACCGGGTTAAGCTGATCATTGCCGCCGATGTGCCGGTCGAAGAGGTCTACGTTTCCGGCCTGCAAGCCAGTGAGTTTTTCCGTACCGCCAGCCGCATGACCGAAATGCAATCGAAAGAATACCTCGCACTGGCGCATCAGAGCGTCGAGCAGGCGCAAGCAGGGCTAGTCGAAACCTGA
- a CDS encoding aldo/keto reductase codes for MELRTLHGTDLQVSKICLGTMTFGEQNSELEAHQQLDYAVDQGINFIDTAEMYPVPAKATTQGLTEAYIGTWLARQKRDQLIIASKVAGPNRGMEWMRGGPQLTKSQIISACDDSLKRLQTDYLDLYQIHWPARHVPMFGQTYYEPEQEYPNAPTIEEQLDAMAQLVQAGKVRYIGVSNESAWGVSEFIKVAEINNLPLIKTIQNVYNLINRNYDHNLSEVCHRENISLLAYSPLAFGLLSGKYLDNPQALGRMTQFANFGVRYLKPHVPPAIAAYHQLAQQHGLNTAQMALAWLYSRWYVASTIIGATNMTQLAQNISCHDLALTEEVITGIEEIHRRCTSPAQ; via the coding sequence ATGGAACTGCGTACATTGCATGGTACTGATTTACAGGTATCCAAAATTTGTCTCGGCACCATGACATTTGGCGAGCAAAACAGCGAGTTGGAGGCACATCAGCAACTCGATTATGCGGTTGATCAAGGGATCAACTTCATTGATACCGCCGAAATGTACCCAGTTCCGGCAAAGGCCACGACACAAGGGCTGACCGAAGCGTATATTGGCACTTGGTTGGCTCGCCAAAAACGCGACCAGCTAATCATCGCGAGTAAAGTAGCGGGCCCCAATCGCGGCATGGAATGGATGCGAGGCGGACCACAACTGACTAAAAGTCAGATTATTTCGGCGTGCGATGACAGCTTAAAACGACTGCAAACTGATTATTTGGACTTATACCAAATCCACTGGCCAGCGCGCCACGTTCCGATGTTTGGCCAGACGTATTATGAACCCGAGCAAGAATATCCCAATGCACCGACGATTGAAGAGCAACTCGACGCCATGGCGCAGCTCGTTCAAGCAGGCAAGGTGCGCTATATCGGTGTTTCCAATGAAAGCGCATGGGGTGTTTCGGAATTTATCAAAGTTGCTGAGATCAACAACTTACCGCTAATTAAGACTATTCAAAACGTCTACAACTTAATCAACCGAAATTACGATCACAATTTAAGTGAAGTCTGCCATCGAGAAAACATCAGCCTTTTGGCTTATAGCCCCTTGGCTTTTGGCCTGTTATCAGGGAAATACCTCGATAACCCACAGGCTCTAGGTCGCATGACGCAATTTGCTAATTTTGGGGTACGCTACCTCAAACCACATGTACCACCAGCGATTGCGGCCTATCACCAACTCGCCCAGCAGCATGGTTTGAATACGGCACAAATGGCCCTCGCGTGGCTCTATAGCCGCTGGTATGTCGCAAGCACGATTATTGGTGCGACCAATATGACGCAATTAGCACAAAATATCTCGTGCCATGATTTAGCGCTAACAGAAGAAGTAATTACCGGGATTGAAGAGATTCACCGCCGTTGCACTAGTCCTGCCCAGTAA
- a CDS encoding DUF1330 domain-containing protein codes for MAKGYWIVRLDITQLETFQAYIAANGAALAEYGAQYLARAGQYQCVEGNTRSRNTIVEFPSYQAALDCYNSVPYQNAKALRDGACEIDLVIVEGYDGVQPG; via the coding sequence ATGGCCAAAGGATATTGGATCGTCCGCCTCGACATCACCCAGCTAGAAACCTTTCAAGCCTACATCGCCGCCAACGGCGCAGCTCTCGCAGAGTACGGCGCCCAGTATCTGGCTAGAGCTGGCCAGTATCAATGCGTAGAAGGCAATACCCGTTCACGCAACACCATCGTTGAATTCCCCAGCTACCAAGCCGCCCTTGATTGCTATAACTCCGTACCGTATCAAAACGCCAAAGCACTGCGCGACGGAGCCTGTGAGATTGATTTGGTGATTGTGGAAGGGTATGACGGGGTGCAGCCAGGATAA
- a CDS encoding ABC transporter ATP-binding protein, producing the protein MASVTLKNIKKNYTKDVCVIKGVDLEIKDGEFVVFVGPSGCGKSTMMRMIAGLEDITAGELYIGDTLSNDIHASKRGIAMVFQSYALYPHMSVYDNMAFALKLSGTPKAEIDQRVKKAAEILQMTHLLERKPKALSGGQRQRVAIGRAIVRNPKVFLFDEPLSNLDAALRLNMRVELSKLHQELKTTMLYVTHDQVEAMTLADRIVVFNAGIIQQVGSPLEMYENPSNLFVASFLGSPKMNLFEAQLVGVEQGVAVVRLPKGITVRASVEAGRAKVGDKVTLGIRPEHIELCADGDADGIPARVDLTEHLGDIVLAYIEIPGINEIICMKLPANMTGLKYGDAIRVKFPEAHSMLFDAEGLAFKRLKK; encoded by the coding sequence ATGGCTTCGGTTACACTGAAAAATATTAAAAAGAACTACACCAAAGACGTATGCGTTATTAAAGGTGTAGACCTTGAAATTAAAGACGGCGAATTCGTTGTATTCGTCGGTCCATCTGGTTGTGGTAAATCAACCATGATGCGTATGATTGCAGGTTTGGAAGACATCACTGCGGGTGAGTTGTACATCGGTGACACATTGTCTAATGATATCCACGCTTCTAAACGTGGTATTGCGATGGTATTCCAGTCATATGCTCTGTACCCACACATGAGCGTGTATGACAACATGGCTTTTGCCTTGAAATTGTCTGGCACACCAAAAGCTGAGATTGATCAGCGCGTTAAAAAAGCCGCTGAAATCTTGCAAATGACTCACTTGCTTGAACGTAAACCAAAAGCTTTGTCTGGTGGTCAGCGTCAACGTGTAGCGATTGGTCGTGCAATTGTTCGTAACCCGAAAGTATTCTTGTTTGACGAACCATTGTCTAACTTGGATGCGGCTTTGCGTTTAAATATGCGCGTAGAGTTGTCAAAACTGCACCAAGAATTGAAAACTACCATGCTGTACGTAACGCACGACCAGGTAGAGGCGATGACTCTGGCTGACCGTATCGTTGTGTTCAATGCCGGTATCATTCAGCAGGTTGGTTCTCCGCTGGAAATGTACGAGAATCCATCTAACTTGTTCGTAGCTAGCTTCTTGGGTTCACCAAAAATGAATCTGTTTGAAGCTCAATTGGTTGGCGTTGAGCAAGGTGTTGCGGTTGTTCGCTTGCCAAAAGGCATCACGGTTCGCGCTTCAGTAGAAGCTGGCCGCGCTAAAGTCGGCGACAAAGTGACCTTGGGTATTCGTCCAGAACACATTGAATTGTGTGCTGATGGTGATGCGGATGGTATTCCAGCTCGTGTTGATTTGACTGAACACTTGGGCGATATCGTATTGGCTTACATCGAAATCCCTGGTATCAACGAAATTATTTGCATGAAATTACCTGCAAATATGACTGGTCTGAAATACGGCGATGCAATTCGCGTGAAATTCCCAGAAGCTCACAGCATGTTGTTTGATGCTGAAGGTCTGGCATTCAAACGTCTGAAAAAATAA
- a CDS encoding carbohydrate ABC transporter permease encodes MAKSKTITKALELFGQYTGLVLFAIFTIFPFWWAVSVGLSEDPSNTWLFPRSFIPTDPGLMWFQRVFAEIPFMTYLKNSTLMSIGTIVGVVIISVLAGYPLARLKFPGKNLIFVAIIATMMLPMEVGMIPNFITMTRYLGLGDTLTGAILPNLAGAFGIFLMKQAFEQIPQDLIDAARVDGATELQILWRVMVPVTAPSIAALAIFTLVNAWNDYVWPQLILSTREKMPLAVGVFNDLTGPFAVSTSLVMAAVVLTIIPVLIFFAFTQRYFISGLDGAVK; translated from the coding sequence ATGGCTAAAAGTAAAACAATTACCAAAGCGCTTGAGCTCTTTGGTCAATACACTGGGTTGGTGTTGTTTGCTATCTTCACCATTTTCCCATTCTGGTGGGCTGTATCGGTAGGTTTGTCGGAAGATCCATCTAATACATGGTTGTTCCCACGCTCCTTTATTCCGACTGACCCAGGTCTGATGTGGTTCCAGCGCGTATTTGCTGAAATCCCATTCATGACTTACCTGAAAAACTCAACATTGATGTCAATTGGCACGATTGTTGGTGTAGTTATTATTTCAGTATTGGCAGGTTATCCTCTGGCGCGTCTGAAGTTTCCTGGTAAAAACCTGATTTTCGTTGCCATCATCGCTACGATGATGTTGCCAATGGAAGTGGGTATGATCCCTAACTTCATTACAATGACTCGTTATTTGGGCTTGGGTGATACCTTGACTGGTGCGATTTTGCCGAATTTGGCTGGCGCATTTGGTATCTTTTTGATGAAGCAGGCGTTTGAGCAGATTCCTCAAGATTTGATCGATGCCGCGCGTGTTGATGGCGCGACTGAGTTACAAATCTTGTGGCGTGTGATGGTACCAGTTACAGCTCCTTCTATTGCTGCTCTGGCGATCTTTACTTTGGTAAATGCTTGGAATGACTACGTTTGGCCTCAGTTGATCTTGTCTACCCGCGAGAAAATGCCATTGGCAGTGGGTGTGTTTAACGACTTGACTGGTCCATTTGCTGTTTCAACCAGCTTGGTGATGGCTGCAGTTGTATTGACCATTATCCCAGTTCTGATCTTCTTCGCCTTTACGCAGCGTTACTTTATCTCTGGCCTTGATGGCGCAGTGAAATAA
- a CDS encoding carbohydrate ABC transporter permease, with amino-acid sequence MKNSNSYTAIAYLFLAPALILMGIFTFWPVAFNTYLAFGNYDLGSGHVTWNNFEHFKYLYKEELFHHALKNSLLYLLIVPVIQISALVVAKLVNNKLPGMTMFRAIYYIPVIAAVSIAAVVWQNVYKYDGILTWFFQMIHVLPEGVDGQIDWIGNPDTALYMVMVFTFWKGIGYYMVLYLAGLQAISPEIEEAAILDGANAWQRFWKITVPLVKPTILLCTLLSTIAAIKSFQEVMVLTKGQADTYTALYYVIDQAFRNYNFGRAAAAGLVVTFFCMILAIIQFRFFGDKN; translated from the coding sequence GTGAAAAATTCCAATAGCTATACCGCCATAGCCTATCTCTTCTTGGCTCCTGCCTTGATCTTGATGGGTATATTCACTTTCTGGCCAGTGGCATTTAACACCTACCTAGCATTCGGTAATTACGATCTGGGTTCCGGTCATGTCACATGGAATAACTTTGAACACTTCAAGTATTTATACAAAGAAGAGTTATTTCATCATGCCTTGAAAAATTCTTTACTCTATTTGCTAATCGTTCCGGTTATTCAAATTTCTGCCTTGGTCGTTGCCAAGCTGGTAAATAATAAATTACCAGGCATGACAATGTTCCGTGCTATTTACTACATTCCAGTTATTGCTGCTGTTTCAATTGCAGCCGTAGTTTGGCAAAACGTCTACAAATACGATGGTATTTTGACTTGGTTCTTCCAAATGATCCATGTCTTGCCAGAAGGCGTTGATGGTCAAATTGACTGGATTGGCAACCCTGATACCGCCTTGTATATGGTGATGGTCTTTACCTTCTGGAAAGGTATTGGTTATTACATGGTGCTGTATCTCGCAGGTTTGCAAGCGATCTCTCCTGAGATCGAAGAAGCTGCGATTCTGGATGGTGCCAATGCTTGGCAACGTTTCTGGAAAATTACTGTACCGCTGGTTAAGCCAACTATTCTGCTGTGTACTTTGCTCTCTACCATTGCTGCGATCAAATCCTTCCAAGAGGTAATGGTATTGACGAAAGGGCAAGCTGATACTTATACCGCGCTCTACTATGTAATCGATCAGGCGTTCCGCAACTACAACTTCGGTCGTGCTGCTGCCGCTGGCCTCGTGGTGACGTTCTTCTGCATGATCTTGGCGATCATTCAGTTCCGTTTCTTCGGCGATAAGAACTAA
- a CDS encoding GNAT family N-acetyltransferase, with product MIRVAHYDDLAGVLRLYQELRPHDPVLEKGLAQERWRQIIDDPQTQIVVADFDGELAATCALSINRSIANGARPFGIIEHVITASAYRRRGLSRQVLEFALVLAWQRDCYKVMLLSGEQLTAAHSVYESVGFKSGIEKGFVIKPSRFNDT from the coding sequence ATGATTAGAGTTGCGCATTATGATGATTTAGCGGGCGTTCTGCGCTTGTATCAAGAACTCCGCCCCCATGATCCGGTATTGGAGAAGGGCTTGGCGCAAGAGCGCTGGCGGCAAATCATCGATGATCCGCAAACGCAGATCGTCGTTGCCGACTTTGATGGTGAGTTGGCAGCGACCTGTGCTTTGAGTATCAATCGCAGCATCGCCAATGGCGCTAGGCCGTTTGGCATCATCGAACATGTGATCACCGCCAGCGCCTATCGCCGCCGCGGGCTGAGTCGCCAAGTGTTGGAATTTGCGCTGGTGCTAGCGTGGCAGCGAGATTGCTACAAAGTGATGCTGCTGTCGGGTGAGCAGCTCACCGCGGCGCATTCGGTATACGAGTCGGTGGGCTTTAAAAGCGGCATTGAAAAAGGCTTTGTGATTAAACCGAGCAGATTCAATGACACTTAA
- a CDS encoding peroxiredoxin: MAVLVAKQAPDFTAAAVLGSGEIVDSYNLKAATAGKYAVIFFYPLDFTFVCPSELIAFDHRLEEFKKRNVEVIGVSIDSQFSHAAWRNTPVEKGGIGQVGYTLVADVKHEICKAYDVELADAGVALRGSFLIDKSGVVQHQVINNLPLGRDIDEMLRVVDALQFTEEHGEVCPAGWNKGKKGMKADADGVASYLAENAAAL, from the coding sequence ATGGCTGTACTCGTTGCAAAGCAAGCCCCTGACTTCACCGCTGCTGCTGTATTGGGCTCTGGCGAGATCGTAGATAGCTACAATCTGAAAGCTGCTACTGCTGGCAAATACGCTGTTATTTTCTTCTACCCACTCGATTTCACTTTCGTGTGCCCATCTGAGTTGATCGCATTTGATCACCGTCTGGAAGAATTCAAAAAACGCAATGTTGAAGTCATCGGCGTGTCGATCGACAGCCAATTTAGCCACGCTGCATGGCGCAACACCCCAGTTGAAAAAGGTGGCATTGGCCAAGTGGGCTACACCTTGGTGGCCGACGTTAAACACGAAATTTGCAAAGCCTACGATGTTGAATTGGCTGATGCTGGCGTTGCATTGCGCGGCTCATTCCTGATCGACAAATCAGGCGTGGTACAACACCAAGTGATCAACAACTTGCCATTGGGTCGTGATATCGACGAAATGTTGCGCGTGGTTGATGCATTGCAATTCACCGAAGAGCACGGCGAAGTTTGCCCAGCTGGCTGGAACAAAGGTAAAAAAGGCATGAAAGCTGACGCTGATGGCGTGGCTAGCTACTTGGCAGAAAACGCAGCTGCACTGTAA
- a CDS encoding NAD(P)H-quinone oxidoreductase, with amino-acid sequence MTVMQAWTAEQGELLLGDAPIPTPAAGQLLVKVAAAGLNRADLVQASGKYPPPPGESEILGLEIAGEVLALGEGVSDFRVGDRVFGLVAGGAYAEYCLLEQSLSCLLIDTLSNVAAASLPEAWLTVWLNLIELGALRLDGSSNERRVLIHAGASGVGAAAIQLAKACGAWVAITTSSVEKQAFCRELGADLVIDYRRQDFAAEVKAAGGADLILDTIGGAYLAGNQRCLNQDGQMIVIGLLGGVEAQLNLGLLLVKRQRITGSTLRSLPLGRKAQLTQALREYVLPRISSGEFRVTLDRTFAFSEAAAAHEYLAQNHNIGKVVLQTFGSVK; translated from the coding sequence ATGACGGTAATGCAAGCTTGGACAGCCGAACAAGGCGAGCTATTGCTAGGGGACGCGCCGATACCGACGCCGGCTGCAGGCCAATTGCTGGTGAAGGTGGCCGCAGCGGGCCTCAATCGAGCCGATCTGGTGCAGGCCAGCGGCAAATATCCGCCGCCGCCGGGCGAGTCGGAAATTCTGGGGCTGGAAATCGCTGGTGAGGTGCTAGCACTGGGCGAGGGCGTCAGTGATTTTCGTGTTGGTGATCGGGTTTTTGGCTTAGTGGCGGGTGGTGCTTATGCGGAGTATTGCCTGCTAGAGCAATCATTATCTTGCTTGCTGATAGATACCCTGAGTAATGTTGCTGCGGCAAGCTTGCCCGAGGCATGGCTGACGGTGTGGCTGAATTTGATCGAGCTTGGCGCTTTGCGTTTGGACGGCAGCAGCAATGAGCGGCGTGTGTTGATTCATGCTGGTGCTAGCGGCGTGGGAGCTGCAGCAATTCAGCTGGCCAAAGCCTGCGGCGCTTGGGTGGCGATCACGACCAGCTCTGTTGAAAAACAAGCCTTCTGTCGCGAATTGGGGGCAGATTTGGTGATCGATTATCGCAGGCAAGATTTTGCTGCCGAGGTCAAAGCGGCGGGCGGTGCTGATCTTATTTTGGATACCATCGGTGGCGCGTATCTGGCTGGTAATCAACGTTGTTTGAATCAGGATGGGCAGATGATCGTCATTGGCCTCTTGGGCGGCGTTGAGGCGCAGCTCAATTTGGGGCTATTGCTGGTGAAGCGTCAGCGCATCACGGGCTCGACGCTGCGCAGCCTGCCGCTGGGGCGCAAAGCTCAATTAACACAAGCGCTACGAGAATATGTGCTGCCGCGCATTAGCAGCGGCGAATTTCGTGTCACGCTTGATCGGACTTTTGCGTTCAGCGAAGCGGCGGCCGCGCATGAGTATCTGGCGCAAAACCATAATATTGGGAAAGTGGTCTTGCAGACTTTTGGCTCTGTCAAGTGA